Proteins encoded within one genomic window of Cyprinus carpio isolate SPL01 chromosome A15, ASM1834038v1, whole genome shotgun sequence:
- the LOC122147614 gene encoding centrosomal protein of 295 kDa-like — translation MSGRVSVRLSPNEEAQLERQELHRRRKLRLQQVREQERFIARQVRAQVQERRQQQLQTLADLSAAPVAAAADAQTDRLYPHTTSTAWTLSDTDTVQRLRRM, via the exons ATGAGCGGAAGAGTCAGTGTGAGGCTCAGTCCGAATGAGGAGGCGCAGCTGGAGAGACAGGAGCTGCACAGGAGGAGGAAACTGCGCCTGCAGCAG GTGCGCGAGCAGGAGCGCTTCATCGCGCGGCAGGTGCGCGCGCAGGTGCAGGAGCGcagacagcagcagctgcagaCGCTCGCGGACCTCTCTGCAGCTCCagtggcagcagcagcagatgcTCAGACTGACAGGCTTTATCCACACACTACCAGCACAGCCTGGACTCTGTCGGACACGGACACCGTGCAGCGCCTCAGGAGAATGTGA